One genomic segment of Leptolyngbyaceae cyanobacterium includes these proteins:
- a CDS encoding single-stranded DNA-binding protein: MNSCILMAEVFQEPQLRYTQGDPQLAVSEMLVQFPGQRVEDPPYTLKVVGWGNLAQEINERCRQGMQIVIEGRLGMNTLDRPEGFKEKRAELTAQKIHYLGTNANFQPATSVATNATRNTSPVTVSGDSYRSNVANTNVVPMTATSKVATMSPEDDEPLPNVRTTPLTNQPTPASQPDVDDIPF, translated from the coding sequence ATGAATAGCTGCATCTTAATGGCAGAAGTATTTCAAGAACCCCAACTGCGCTATACCCAAGGCGATCCTCAACTGGCTGTTTCGGAAATGTTAGTCCAATTTCCCGGCCAGCGAGTAGAAGATCCGCCATATACTTTAAAGGTAGTCGGATGGGGAAATTTAGCTCAAGAAATCAACGAACGCTGCCGTCAAGGAATGCAAATAGTAATCGAAGGTCGTTTGGGTATGAATACCCTCGATCGACCAGAAGGTTTCAAAGAAAAACGTGCCGAATTAACAGCCCAAAAAATTCACTATCTGGGAACGAACGCTAATTTTCAACCCGCTACTTCAGTAGCTACCAATGCTACTAGAAATACATCACCTGTTACTGTTAGTGGAGACTCTTATCGTTCTAACGTTGCTAATACTAATGTCGTACCTATGACAGCTACTAGCAAGGTCGCTACGATGTCCCCAGAGGATGATGAACCACTACCTAATGTGAGAACAACTCCTCTAACTAATCAACCAACACCAGCCAGCCAACCAGATGTAGACGATATCCCGTTCTAA
- a CDS encoding isochorismatase: protein MTAQITKQLPIPPHFDAQKLGQVWRVTYEQRAKDATDWAKKYDIQPAANDNTRICLLIIDAQNTFCIPDFELFVGGRSGTGAVDDNLRLCDFIYRNLGLITSIYPTMDTHAAIQIFHAMFWVNAVGEHPAPMTVISFDDVKNGVWKVNPEIAFSITNGDYSALESHALHYVKKLSDGGKYPLIIWPYHSMLGGIGHALVSSLEEAIFFHSICRRSQTKFEIKGNHPLTENYSVLRPEVLESANGFAIAQKNKSLIENLLNFDIIIIAGQAKSHCVAWTIDDLLNEIIAIDPNLTRKVYLLEDCTSPVVVPGVVDFTEQADAAFRRFADAGMHLVKSTDAIANWPDIKL, encoded by the coding sequence ATGACTGCTCAAATTACCAAACAATTACCCATTCCTCCCCATTTCGATGCCCAAAAATTAGGCCAAGTTTGGCGAGTTACTTACGAACAAAGAGCAAAAGATGCCACAGATTGGGCGAAAAAGTACGATATACAGCCAGCAGCCAACGACAACACTCGCATTTGTTTATTAATTATCGATGCCCAAAATACTTTTTGCATTCCCGATTTTGAATTGTTTGTAGGCGGTCGCTCTGGTACGGGAGCAGTTGATGATAACCTGAGATTGTGTGATTTTATTTATCGTAACTTAGGTTTAATAACCTCTATTTATCCGACAATGGATACTCACGCAGCAATCCAAATCTTCCATGCTATGTTTTGGGTAAATGCGGTGGGAGAACATCCAGCGCCCATGACAGTAATCTCTTTTGATGATGTGAAAAATGGGGTTTGGAAAGTTAATCCAGAAATTGCTTTTAGCATAACTAATGGAGATTATTCCGCACTGGAAAGCCATGCTTTGCATTATGTTAAAAAACTCAGCGATGGCGGCAAGTATCCCCTGATTATTTGGCCGTATCATTCCATGTTAGGAGGAATCGGTCATGCTTTAGTTTCATCATTAGAAGAAGCGATATTTTTTCATTCTATTTGCCGTCGCAGTCAAACCAAATTTGAGATTAAAGGCAATCACCCTTTAACGGAGAATTATTCTGTATTGCGTCCGGAAGTTTTAGAAAGCGCAAATGGATTTGCGATCGCTCAAAAAAATAAAAGTTTAATTGAAAATTTATTGAATTTTGATATAATTATTATTGCCGGACAAGCCAAAAGCCATTGTGTTGCTTGGACGATTGATGATTTATTGAATGAAATAATTGCTATAGACCCGAATTTAACTAGAAAAGTCTATTTACTAGAAGATTGTACTTCCCCCGTGGTAGTACCGGGAGTAGTTGATTTCACCGAACAAGCAGATGCCGCTTTTCGGCGATTTGCCGATGCTGGAATGCACCTAGTTAAATCAACTGATGCGATCGCAAATTGGCCTGATATTAAGCTTTGA